One genomic region from Rosa rugosa chromosome 1, drRosRugo1.1, whole genome shotgun sequence encodes:
- the LOC133746418 gene encoding uncharacterized protein LOC133746418 — MEKRRELSGRSVTKQRELLQVQDYVMHMVLLTAGASVSVLMVFLMEQWRAWVFIVLNLVLLAILFTSVSSTSDENQERKNSNDEADRVPVKVEMKKEMRQCRWPPTQVDQEEVKECDEEEWFEVEDKPEEEEVPKLSKEALNERVEAFIVMFRQHLVSDARN, encoded by the coding sequence atggagaagagaagagagttgaGTGGGAGATCAGTAACGAAGCAAAGAGAGCTTCTTCAAGTTCAAGACTATGTCATGCACATGGTTTTGCTCACCGCCGGAGCATCTGTGTCGGTTTTGATGGTGTTTCTCATGGAGCAGTGGCGGGCGTGGGTGTTCATCGTTCTCAACCTCGTCCTCTTAGCCATTCTTTTCACTTCAGTCTCGTCCACCTCAGATGAAAATCAAGAACGCAAAAACAGCAACGACGAGGCAGATCGAGTTCCGGTCAAAGTTGAAATGAAGAAGGAGATGAGGCAATGTAGGTGGCCACCGACGCAAGTTGATCAAGAAGAGGTTAAAGAATGTGATGAGGAAGAGTGGTTCGAAGTTGAAGACaagccggaggaggaggaggttccGAAGCTGTCAAAGGAGGCTCTGAATGAGAGAGTGGAAGCTTTCATTGTTATGTTCCGGCAGCATTTGGTTTCAGATGCAAGAAATTGA
- the LOC133746424 gene encoding protein DELETION OF SUV3 SUPPRESSOR 1(I)-like, with protein MAATEPKAVTEVAKMDLFEDDDEFEEFEINEEWEDKEEGKEVTQQWEDDWDDDDVNDDFSLQLRRELENNTEKKD; from the coding sequence ATGGCGGCGACGGAGCCCAAGGCAGTGACTGAGGTCGCCAAGATGGACCTGTTCGAAGACGATGACGAGTTCGAAGAGTTTGAAATCAATGAAGAATGGGAGGACAAAGAGGAAGGCAAGGAAGTGACACAACAGTGGGAGGATGACTGGGATGATGATGACGTTAATGATGACTTCTCTCTGCAGCTGAGGAGGGAACTGGAAAACAACACTGAGAAGAAAGATTAG
- the LOC133734005 gene encoding aspartic proteinase CDR1-like: MAIDSGTTWTFIPQDLFDRLVTHLNETLDPKLEPFITTDGYNTSGLFCIKGTISEELNVTIHFEGDNKLQFRTEQIFFQDKNGKACFGMANSTTLGITEDTFGIYGNNLMGNFLVGYDLDRNVVSFKPTNCIN; the protein is encoded by the coding sequence ATGGCGATCGACTCAGGCACAACTTGGACATTCATACCTCAAGATCTTTTTGACAGGCTGGTAACTCATCTGAATGAGACACTTGATCCGAAATTGGAGCCGTTCATTACAACTGATGGGTATAATACTTCTGGTCTATTTTGCATCAAGGGTACGATTTCAGAAGAACTAAATGTGACTATTCATTTTGAGGGTGACAACAAATTGCAGTTTAGGACGGAACAAATATTTTTTCAAGATAAAAATGGTAAAGCCTGCTTTGGAATGGCGAACAGCACTACGCTGGGCATCACTGAGGACACATTTGGTATATATGGAAACAATCTTATGGGAAATTTCTTGGTTGGTTATGATTTGGATAGAAATGTGGTATCCTTCAAGCCGACTAATTGCATAAACTAA
- the LOC133726467 gene encoding uncharacterized protein LOC133726467, with product MEHEPEKMAALKKAYADMILNTAKEAAARVMAAERKALRFEHDLRSSKDEALQMLVRLKQMIDSKTSEAQITSLKQERKIEELEAQLYEAEDIITDLRSELKQAWGELERVNPNQVQPLNGQTIREDASFSGNVTPEPIKLSPSGLGNEDAPSSGLKNIPVIRGLDHEVCNGIEQTEQLSVCDLDKFYAPVSDFDSIIMRSKEPELLRNGCTQRVRAFERNSFDDKVPLSGYEDNQKSQSKNELIVKTSDNGMEVVKKPSLGETKTPVKVRTIRRRKTQFGKDKTSHQYCPSQLMRSRQPSSVNGNDRSHEDACIAPSFNAKSEDITRSSSGMEEKLWHSRCHPIDGKIIQKGKRKRKMQSKDGISTSFTSTGQPSPVLSRCRTFAYLINGDVKSCEDRPNTAEKNEAKLKPLPRLDPGRTLIRSDVDPISGSTSVKVSIKGISKCGPVQNDPDKGSELIGMPVLIKQGKDVVENSEAPSSEFSLGTDIVSGMNSEITDVKVSEQSSESPSHVDNSKLLKYTFQRKRKNYSSNPGETVSFEENTSKRRAEERESIVPQPQMTNESSRDSRRLAQVARQLISLSGKRWYK from the exons ATGGAACACGAGCCGGAG AAAATGGCGGCGCTTAAGAAGGCGTACGCGGACATGATTCTCAACACGGCGAAGGAAGCGGCGGCGAGAGTAATGGCGGCGGAGCGGAAGGCTCTTCGGTTCGAGCACGATCTGCGTAGTAGTAAAGACGAGGCGCTTCAGATGCTGGTCCGATTGAAGCAGATGATCGATTCCAAG ACAAGTGAAGCACAGATTACATCCttgaaacaagaaagaaagattgAAGAGCTTGAAGCGCAGCTCTATGAGGCGGAGGATATCATAACTGACCTAAGATCAGAGTTGAAACAAGCATGGGGTGAATTAGAGAGGGTGAATCCCAACCAAGTGCAGCCTTTGAATGGACAAACCATAAGGGAAGATGCCTCATTTTCCGGAAATGTGACACCTGAGCCCATCAAACTCTCTCCTTCAGGTTTAGGGAATGAAGATGCTCCAAGTTCTGGCCTGAAGAACATTCCAGTGATTAGAGGTCTGGACCATGAGGTCTGTAATGGAATAGAACAAACTGAGCAGTTGAGTGTTTGTGATTTGGACAAATTTTATGCCCCTGTCTCTGACTTTGACTCAATAATTATGAGAAGTAAGGAGCCTGAGCTGCTCAGAAATGGATGTACACAGAGAGTTCGCGCTTTTGAAAGAAACTCATTTGATGATAAAGTGCCGCTTTCTGGATATGAGGACAATCAGAAGTCTCAGAGCAAGAATGAGTTGATAGTCAAAACAAGTGACAATGGCATGGAAGTAGTTAAGAAACCATCTTTAGGAGAAACCAAAACCCCTGTTAAAGTCCGCACAATACGAAGAAGGAAGACTCAATTTGGGAAAGACAAAACCTCACACCAATATTGTCCTAGTCAACTCATGAGATCACGTCAACCTTCTTCAGTCAATGGGAATGACAGATCCCATGAAGATGCGTGTATTGCGCCCTCATTCAATGCCAAAAGTGAGGACATCACGAGAAGTTCCAGTGGGATGGAAGAGAAATTGTGGCATAGTAGATGCCATCCTATAGATGGTAAGATCATTCAGAAGggcaaaaggaaaaggaaaatgcaaAGTAAGGATGGCATTAGTACCTCATTCACGAGTACTGGACAGCCATCTCCTGTTCTTTCCCGCTGCAGGACTTTCGCATACTTAATCAATGGTGatgttaaatcatgtgaagATCGACCAAACACAGCTGAAAAGAATGAAGCTAAGTTGAAGCCGCTGCCCCGACTGGATCCGGGAAGGACATTAATTAGAAGTGATGTGGATCCTATATCAGGTTCAACTAGTGTTAAAGTCAGCATCAAGGGGATCAGTAAATGTGGACCTGTCCAGAATGATCCAGACAAAGGCAGTGAGTTGATTGGCATGCCTGTTTTGATAAAGCAGGGAAAGGATGTTGTGGAGAATTCAGAGGCTCCGAGTTCTGAATTTAGCCTTGGTACTGATATTGTATCAGGGATGAATTCTGAAATAACAGATGTGAAAGTATCAGAACAATCAAGTGAATCTCCTAGTCACGTGGACAACAGTAAACTTCTCAAGTACACTTTCCAGAGGAAGCGCAAGAATTACTCAAGCAACCCTGGTGAAACTGTTTCATTTGAGGAGAACACTTCTAAGAGGAGGGCGGAAGAGAGAGAATCTATTGTACCACAGCCACAGATGAcaaatgaatcatctagggacAGTCGGCGGCTGGCCCAGGTTGCTCGACAG CTCATATCATTGTCTGGGAAGAGATGGTACAAATAA
- the LOC133726468 gene encoding uncharacterized protein LOC133726468 isoform X2, whose product MDSMLIRELQSYADEDYKIRVCVCRLWQGKRINPEQNDGLHCVLVDERGDAIHGITSEANYSSVSGKLKQGEIYLISDFYVQDSQDDYKVMDNSIQAHFNGKTKFKLLHNSFPQIPQHRFYLLDYNQLKNRIDKTKLLTDLFGCVKSIMPVEEVNTSDRIESKCEITLHNLRNACTIKHQSYLHFHQSRNPTGRTLQNRL is encoded by the exons ATGGACTCCATGCTAATACGTGAGCTGCAGTCCTATGCAGATGAGGACTATAAAATCAGAGTTTGTGTCTGCAGATTATGGCAAGGAAAGAGGATAAACCCAGAACAAAATGATGGACTGCATTGCGTATTGGTTGATGAAAGG GGCGATGCAATTCATGGCATAACAAGTGAAGCAAATTATTCATCAGTCTCTGGAAAACTGAAACAAGGAGAGATATACCTGATCTCCGATTTCTATGTACAAGATAGTCAAGACGATTATAAAGTCATGGACAACTCAATCCAAGCTCATTTCAAtgggaaaacaaaattcaagcTCTTGCACAACAGCTTTCCACAGATTCCACAACATCGATTCTATCTACTAGATTACAATCAGTTGAAAAACCGCATTGACAAAACTAAACTTCTCACAG ATCTCTTTGGCTGTGTGAAATCAATCATGCCAGTTGAAGAAGTTAATACCAGTGATAGAATAGAATCAAAATGTGAAATTACACTCCATAACTTAAG AAATGCCTGCACCATCAAACACCAGTCATACTTGCATTTTCATCAATCCAGAAATCCCACAGGCAGAACCCTACAAAATCGA TTATAG
- the LOC133726468 gene encoding uncharacterized protein LOC133726468 isoform X1, whose product MDSMLIRELQSYADEDYKIRVCVCRLWQGKRINPEQNDGLHCVLVDERGDAIHGITSEANYSSVSGKLKQGEIYLISDFYVQDSQDDYKVMDNSIQAHFNGKTKFKLLHNSFPQIPQHRFYLLDYNQLKNRIDKTKLLTEMPAPSNTSHTCIFINPEIPQAEPYKIDYRIHATIEDPNSEATVKLRGKAAEQLFGITCKELIDKYPYAPQETLPQEILQTRADPHFPNPNQ is encoded by the exons ATGGACTCCATGCTAATACGTGAGCTGCAGTCCTATGCAGATGAGGACTATAAAATCAGAGTTTGTGTCTGCAGATTATGGCAAGGAAAGAGGATAAACCCAGAACAAAATGATGGACTGCATTGCGTATTGGTTGATGAAAGG GGCGATGCAATTCATGGCATAACAAGTGAAGCAAATTATTCATCAGTCTCTGGAAAACTGAAACAAGGAGAGATATACCTGATCTCCGATTTCTATGTACAAGATAGTCAAGACGATTATAAAGTCATGGACAACTCAATCCAAGCTCATTTCAAtgggaaaacaaaattcaagcTCTTGCACAACAGCTTTCCACAGATTCCACAACATCGATTCTATCTACTAGATTACAATCAGTTGAAAAACCGCATTGACAAAACTAAACTTCTCACAG AAATGCCTGCACCATCAAACACCAGTCATACTTGCATTTTCATCAATCCAGAAATCCCACAGGCAGAACCCTACAAAATCGA TTATAGAATCCATGCCACCATTGAAGATCCAAACAGTGAGGCCACAGTCAAGCTTAGAGGAAAAGCAGCTGAACAATTGTTTGGAATAACTTGCAAAGAACTCATAGACAAGTACCCTTATGCTCCACAGGAAACATTACCACAGGAAATATTGCAAACACGGGCAGATCCACATTTTCCAAATCCAAATCAGTGA